From a single Rosa rugosa chromosome 7, drRosRugo1.1, whole genome shotgun sequence genomic region:
- the LOC133720634 gene encoding DNA damage-repair/toleration protein DRT102 — MAETTTARPLKIIAGADSFGCSLKDALVSHLRSLNIDVEDLGTSSYYSIAADVGRRVSSSAADTETRGLIACGTGVGVAIFANKFPGVFAATCLSPSDALNARSINNSNVLAVSGNSTAPESAIEILDTWLNTPFKAPCPASESKPWPEEISSFLENSMNDMPQIGADSDLKESSCSICCLVKNRNLNPIDIIPGGSMKILRESPTSAIVRFKAGSVEPAHHHTFGHDLVVMEGKKSVWNLTKKERFDLVVGDYLFTPAGDVHRVKYYEDTEFFIKWDGKWDMFFDEDLEAAKKAVDQALENEGK, encoded by the coding sequence ATGGCGGAAACCACCACCGCACGGCCGCTTAAAATCATCGCCGGCGCCGACTCCTTCGGCTGTTCACTCAAAGACGCCTTGGTCTCCCACCTCCGCTCCCTCAACATCGACGTCGAGGACCTCGGCACCTCCTCCTACTACTCCATCGCCGCCGACGTCGGCCGCCGCgtctcctcctccgccgccgacACCGAAACCCGCGGACTCATCGCCTGCGGCACCGGCGTGGGCGTCGCGATCTTCGCCAACAAGTTCCCCGGAGTCTTCGCCGCCACGTGTCTCTCCCCCTCCGACGCCCTCAACGCCCGGTCCATCAACAACTCCAACGTCCTCGCCGTCTCCGGCAATTCCACTGCGCCGGAATCCGCGATTGAGATCCTCGACACGTGGCTCAACACTCCCTTCAAGGCGCCGTGTCCGGCGTCGGAGTCGAAACCTTGGCCGGAAGAGATATCTTCTTTTCTTGAAAACTCAATGAATGACATGCCACAAATTGGAGCTGATTCTGATTTGAAGGAGAGCTCTTGCTCTATCTGCTGTTTGGTGAAGAATCGGAATTTGAATCCGATTGATATAATTCCGGGCGGATCAATGAAGATATTGAGGGAGAGTCCCACATCGGCCATAGTTAGGTTCAAGGCCGGGAGCGTGGAGCCGGCGCACCACCACACTTTCGGCCACGATTTGGTCGTGATGGAGGGGAAGAAGAGTGTGTGGAATTTAACTAAGAAGGAGAGATTTGATCTAGTTGTTGGGGATTACTTGTTTACTCCAGCTGGGGATGTGCATAGAGTCAAGTATTATGAAGATACCGAGTTCTTTATCAAGTGGGATGGGAAGTGGGATATGTTCTTCGATGAAGATCTCGAGGCTGCGAAGAAGGCTGTTGATCAAGCACTGGAGAATGAGGGTAAGTGA